The DNA sequence AAATATCTTTGGTAGAGGTATTTGGCTAGAGTGGTTGCATTATGGTAGATTATACCATCATGTATACCCTCATTATCCGACAATCTAAACTCCCACACATGTGCATGTTTCATGTCTCACCATATGCCTTCCAACCATAGCCACGtacccttatatagggcacatttaccataccatcaatagcctcattaaccatataacggtcaaataataatcatatatttaaaacataaaaccgttaaaccataaatagagaaataaacacaaaataaaaataacccccaaaataaataaataaataaaatatattttaattttaaatcataaaatttccaacacaTTGTATAGAAGTATAGAACCTACGTTTATATTCACTAGCAACGTGCCCGCGTTTCTCGCGGGTGATATTATGATGTTAATGGAAAATAGATCGACTAAATAgtggttatttattttttaggcaTAGAGTAGTGGTGGCTTggccattttttttaatttactcttttatttatttatattttattaacttaatttgataattatgttattaAGAGTATTATAGAcacttcaaaatttggtgaaaccGTTTGACACTAAAAGAGGGCCTTCaattatagtagtagagatatatgatttaattttgaattcaaatgtcAAGTGTAAGTTAAGGACTTAAGAAAATCATTCTGGCTCAACTTATCACATCTGTTAGAATTTTGAAATTCATAAATACAGTTATGAGagtttatttggttttttttaaaAGCAGTTGCGGTGCATTGtcagtttcttgatggaagaaactgaCAATGCGATGCTATATATATCAAATATTTTGGTCCCTTCTGATGCAcgaattattctcatcaattaagAGAATGCTGGGAGGTGAAATCATGAGAAGACTAAGATAGAAAACTCAAGTGCGTCATGTAAGTTTGTTATGTTTATATTCTGCAGATAGATGATTATGTAGTATCTTCAGTCCCAATCCTAAATACACAATCTAATGATGCACGGTGATTAATTTCATTTATATTGGTTTACATATCATACAGTTTATACAATATGCATACATAGGATATACATGAtgtttcaaatcctaaatgctAATTACGATCACTACTGCACTCCTACACATATTTATATAGAAATCATTGTTTACATGTGCTTATGCTGAGATAGATTTATAGCACTAGAATAACGTAACTTCTAACAGTAAGGAGAAGAGAATAGCCAGTAAAGACTCCGACTTCAATAGTCTTTTGCATTCACAAGTTTCAAGAACATTGCCATTAACTGACCTGCATCAGGTGAAGTACCCCAAGAAGCACTTCACAATTTTCACTTGTGTTAATTTGTGATTCTTACTAGtctttaaataaattttgatgtGTTAAGGAGGTTTAGTGCCTCTCTTATCCCTCTATTcagccaaaaataaaataaaaccgcatgtaaaaacaataaaaactgTAATAATTATAGATAATTACGTGGGGAGTCTTGCAGTGGCTTCCCTCAGCTCCTTGAGTGGCGCTGGCCAAGGGCATAGCTAGCCTAAGGCgagaagggtcaattgacccttctcaatttttagaaaatccttaattagtgtTAATGATCTATGAATCTTAATGAAATAAAATCGACCCTTctcaatttttgaaaaatccttaattagtctcaatttttaaaattcaatacaaatttatcttaattagttttaattatCCTTGAACTTTAATGGAatgaaataatattttacactatTAATACACTACATATATCTAATTAATACAAATCTTTTCAAGGTTTTCTTACCCTATTGATCGATATATGCCCATATGCGCATATTTACGATTCTTTGTTAATATGCTAATTGAAGTAACACATAAGTTTTTCTatatttatcattcatcttaaaACCCAAAATTTATTCAACATGATTTTAGGATCTTTCAATTTCAGCATTAGTACAAGAAATATTACacctaaattttcttaattatactaatatatatatatatatatattttgggcaAAAGATTGTGTTATTTTTAGAGGATGACTAGAAATGaatataatttgttagttaataaaGTTTGACCCTCCTAAGAGAAATTTTTGGCTACGCCACTGGCGTTGGCTCTTGTGGGTACACACTAGTTTCTAGTATATACTGCAATTAATACAAGTAAAAAAATGTTAACATCCTCGAATCAATTAATTAGTCGCACCCTGGCTGCTTTTCTACCACCTGTTTCTcagggattcaaatttgctcaccaccaatactttgttggtgataccaccactcaatataaaactgtcatgtgttataaaacataattatagttaattatgATATTCTattaaaaacataaattttaaatattaaattaattttacatgacgtgacaagttttaattgggtggtgatatcactacaaaataaaaatgataagcaaatttgaatccgttTCTTAGGCTACCTCACCAAAAAATCCTAGTTCTCCATCACCCATTACCACCATGTTAAGGCCATTATCCTACCatctaaagttttttttttttgtctgaaccATCTAAAGTTGATAGGGCAGATATTTGAATgagataaatatatattcaaataaataaGGGGAGCAGGACCTCATCTTGCAACAAGATTGGATTAGGTAGAAACTTCTTGCTTCCTTTCTGCTCCATTATCCTTTTATCACAATCAAACCGACCGTTCTTATATCATAATATTATGCTGCAAAAAGTAATAGTACTCTGTTTATAAACCTTTTTCTCACAGAATGTTcttcatcagtagaactagctTAAACTGTAATCATGAGAGATGCATCTATCACCGAGCAATATAGAAGTATAAAGAGTAGCATCATGAAAAACACTCTGGCGTTAAACACTCGATGTAGTGCTTGTTTATAGGCAagagaaaaaacaataatatgagAAAAAAGATCCTAAAAATCACTCTGCAGGTGCGCTATGGATGTATGGAACTGTGTATATATCTTGGCAAAGATTATGCTATTAAAGAAAAGTGAAGAAATGCAGAGACTTACCAACCCAGAAATCCTTTATGGGATGAATATGGAAATAGATTTGTTAGTTTTGAACATGTAAACTCTGGATGTGGTAATCTGTGAAGGCTATAAAAGTGGAAGTACTTGATTCCTTTCATACCAGAAACCTAAATGATAAATTACTCTCGTTCAAACAGCCCAGAAGCCACCTCAATCcattgtttgaaactttgagtACTCTCCACCAAAGGAAGCCGACTTCCATTGGGTACCAAATATAGGAAATGtcatcttttcctttctttttcttttccctcaCAATTCCACCAGCCCTTTATGCCTTGTATGAGAAATCTACTAGCCAGATATAACTTGATTATCCTAATCCTCCTAAAAAGATGCAATTTCTCTGAATCCTAATGCACTCTGGGATTGTCTATAGAGTTGATTCCCTTGGCATTCTGAGCATCCAATAATTCTTTTTTACCGATTATAGGGAGTGGTTGTGAGGTTGTGATATTTAATTACTGTATTGATAAATAACTATCCCACCAATCTAAATCAATTCCCATTAGCCTTTACCGgatattgaagaagaagaaacttgaAATACATATCAATTACTTATTCAACATTGAATAGAAAGTTTCAATAAGAAAACTAGGGGAAGTTATTACAATCTCAAATAACAGAAGACATAGACAATAGATACACTCTTCACTCGTTATTCGTTAACGCCTTTGATGTGAGGGTAAGTGCTCAACTACTGAAGCGAGCTAATAGCTATAAACCTCCACAAGAATAAAGCGATCGATGTTTATTTACTCACAAATATTTAGCATGACAAATTTAGCAAACGCGCCTGCAAATTGTGATTCCATCACCCAAAGGAACTTGGGACATTTCGACACGAGGGTCAGCCGAAATCAATTTGTTAAACTCGATTGCACATTGCCTCCATTCCCTTTTGGCCTCTGGAACATCTTCTTCACGCAGAGCAACTGACCCTCCCCAAAGTGTGTTATCATAGATAACCATCCCACCAATCTTAACCAGCTTCATTAGCCTCTTGTGGTAGTTCCAGTAGTTATTCTTGTCCGCATCAACAAAAGCAAAGTCGAAACTCCCTTCCTTCTCTGGCTGCAGGCCACAACATGAAGCACAAGAGCCAATTTCAAGCGCTTGAAATTTTGataagaacaaaataaattcaatGTCTTGTATGTCTACATTTTCCAAGAGTTTGTCAAGAATAGGCAGAGCTGGGGACTCAGTGAAGTCAATTTTGTGCTCTACACCGGCTTTTTTGATGATTGGTAAGCCTATTTCATATGCTTTCCGGTTTTTGTCTATGGCTGTAATCTGCATTGATGCATGACAAAAAGTTATATATCAGTTGTAATATTCCCTAACCAGATTGGGAGTATGGCAACAATTATATTCCGGTATAAATATTTCTAACCTTGCCATAATCAGGAATCGTGAGAGCAGTGAGGAGAAGAGAGTATCCGGTGAAAACTCCGATTTCAATTGCATTTTTGGGATTCACTAGTTTCAAGAGCATAGTCATTAACTGACCTGCATCAGGTGCAATACCCATGAAAGCCCTGAACAAGTAACAATACAATCCTAATTAGACCATATATAACTTAATTTTACCGCACCATCAGTTTGGTAAAGCAGTCAGAAATGTGGATACTTGCATAGGGTGATTCGCAGTAGCAATCCTCAGTTCCTTGAGAGGATTTGGTTCTCTTGGGTAGACACCAGTCTTCAGTATATACTGTGCCACATCATGAGAAGTCCAATTTAATACTTAAATTAAATGTATTTGAAATCCAATCTAGCAGACCATATGTGGACTTTACCTCATGCAACTCCTCACTCTGCAACAGAGTTGGATTCTTGGTACTCACTTGATTTCTAGTGTTTTCCATTGCTTTTCAGTGCACAAGAATTCTGAATAATGGTAAAAACActtgataataaaaaaaaaaacaatggaaCGCAAGTTAGAACTTAGAAGCAAGTATGGGAATTaacaacaaacaaagaaacccaCAAAAGCATATGGAAATAGAGAGATGTACCCAGAATGTTGTCTGATTTGAAACTCTGGGATTGAATTTCTCAATATATACTAAAGGAACCTGTGAAATAGATACTGCAGCTTCACCATCTTAATTTTCCTATTGTTTGGGTCACAAGCTTTTCATTTTAACctttattattactattacttGGTTAGTTAGGTAAAGTGGTTGAGCCTTCATCTATTTTAGACAGATTCACAAACCCAACCTAGCAAGACTAGCTCATTGGATCAACAATGAAGTAGAATAATGAATCATGTAAGCCAAAGAAAAGATCAGATCAAACCCTATATATACCTTACTTGTAAAGAAGGATCGAATCACATAAGTGGAGTGCAAGATCTAAGATCATTCAATTAACTTAATCTTCATACATTATTTTTAAATCAGTCAAAGaaaaaacacatattattcaaGATCGAACTAATGTAGTTGAGTACATATATATTGTTTCTCATTCTTAGCAAATGTGCCTACAAATTGTCATCCCATCACCCAATGGAACTTGAgatatttcaagttttcaacacGAGGGTCAGCAGAAAACAATTTGTTGAACTCAATTGCACATATATAGCCTCTATTCCCTTTTGGTCTCAGGAACATCTTCTTCAGGTAAAGCAACTGTCCCTCCCCAAAGTGTGTTATCATAGATAACTATTCCACCAACATTGATCAGTTTCATTACCCTTTTGTGGTAATTCCAATTGTTGTTCTTGTCAGCATCAAcaaaagcaaaatcaaaactcCCTTCCAGCTCTGGCTGCACTAAAACATGAACCACAAGAACCAAAGTCAAAGAGTACTGCAAAtttagaagaaaaggaaaaagaagtaAATTTAGTATCTGTATCTATACCTAGATTTTCTAAGAGTTTGTCGAGAATAGGGAGAGCTGGGGACTCGATGAAGTCAATTTTGTGTTCCATACCAGCTTCTTTGATGATTGGCAAGCCTATTTCGTATGTTTTTCGGATGAATGGCTGTAATCTACATTGATGCATTATGTATCACTTGCAATGTTTTGCATTATATATCGCTTGTAACCAGATTGAGATCGAGTGTGGTAACATAATATGTCAGACTCATGTACTAACCTTGCCACCATCAGGAATCCTAAAGGCAGTGAGGAGAAGCAAGTAGCCAGTAAAAACTCCAATTTCAATCGCTCAATTTGCATTCACAAGTTTCAAGAGCATGCCCATTAACTGACCGACCTGCATCAGGTGCAGAACCGATGATAGCCTTGCACAAGAAAATGCTAATTAATTAGACCATAGTGTAGTCTGGTTTTACATTTAGTACAAACATTTTGAATAGGTACTTACCTTCGGTGACTTGCAGTAgcaatttttatttcctttaGGGCATTTGATTCTCTTGGGAACACACCAGTCTTCAGTATATACCGTACATCAGTGACGATTCTAATTTAGACGTTgttattattataattattcTAAATTACACAAACATATTCCAAATCCAAGCACATCATATAAGTCCTCACTCTGTAATACATTTGGTTTATCGGCAATCACTTGCTTTCTGGTGGAATGCACAAGGATTCTGAATTTATAATGGTAACACACTAAGAAACATTGTAATGGGAGTCAGGGCAGTTATATAAAACCAAGTAAGAAAGAAAACCACATTAGTATTGCTATCATGATTATTTTGATAGATTTGAGTCCATGCAGACCTCCTAGGCTTAGATATCAAACCAGCAAGACGATTCTTGCACAACCGGGATGGAGGGGAACAACTGTAGACGGTGCATCCAACCGAGATTACATGGCACAAACTGGCCATACTATCAGCTCCCTAGGATTCAAGACAATTCAATTTCAAGGATTCTGAgagattatatatattatgagGATCAACTGTGAAAACATCTCAACTGCATGTCTTCCTTGTTCAGTATGTTAGTCACAAGCTTGCCATCATAACcttttgtttattaatattactTACTTGGTTGGGTAAAATGGATTAATGGATAGGCTTTTCATCTTATACTGTTCATATCTTATCTTCTATTTACAAACGCCAATTCCATTATTGAGGCATCATTGGCTGGCTTATAACGGACATCTTATCTTCTATAATCCCAGATTCAGAACTGTCCTACGACTCATCCCACTCAACTTCTAGGTACCAATTCATCAAACGAGAGCAGTAGTACGGTAAACACTCATGCAAAGCCAAACGACACAAGTCACAAGATATAACATCTAACCCTTAGGCAGTGTTTGGGTAATTAAGGGATTTCAAGGAACTTCAAGGTGATGAGGTGATGGGAGTTTGAAGTGAAGGGATGTAAGTGGTGGAATatacaaactttttttttttttaataggattgatttcATTAGTAATCAAGCCATGAAAACAGGCTTTACATAAGGAATTCTGAGTCAAACCGGATAACTTATCTAAGCCACAACTAAACTCATTATAATTTAAAGGGACGCTCACTGAACAGCAAGCCTAAACTAAGCACAAATAGTCTCGCTCTCtaaggaaaatatattcatcTAGTCCAATCTGTCAATCACGCAGTTGTGGTACAAAAATCAACTAGAAACTTCTTACAAAAGCTTATAGAAACTTTGAGTGAAGGGATTATgttaatattttgtttttgacaaaattaatattcttttctattttttcatgGAATTACTGTaatgaattgttttttttttttaacaaaattaatgtaaaaataaaaagtttgtGGCTCGCCAATTAAATAAAAGGGagcaatgaatgaatgaaatgTTAATTTCAAAACTTTCATCAAATGGAAAGCAACGAAAAACACTAGAAATTTGAAAAATACATCGAAGACAAAATTAATGAATATTTCGTGATCATAGAGTCTTTGTGGGCAGTCTAGCATGCAAAGTAATTAATTTGTCTCAGTTCTGAGCTTGGAGGGTATGTTGTCCACgcgtgccaaaaaaaaaaaaccctgctGCAACCTTTGAGGTATTAGTTCCCAATCAATCAAAGCTTGCATCTGACACCACCTGGGCTAAGGACGGGGAGAGGTGACAGCGTAAAACGCAGCTTAGTCAATGGCAGCAATTAAAGACCATTGCCTACGAAAAAATTGCCCAGATTTTCAACAATAGTGCTGGACTGAGCAGGGTTTCTATTAAAGGTCCCTACAAGCAACAGTTGTGTACGTGATCTTCATTATTATAACACCTCCGGCATTACCCTGCATCCCATTTTGTCTGATCAAAGCGTGCGTCTTATAGCAaaacaataaatatatatataaatataattacACACACCCCTACTTCTGTTTGGTCATTCAGTGTCAAAGAATTttatcaaattttattttttttgtaattttcattcaaacacgttattaattttgttaatttaaaaaaattaatatctcttaaggataaaattgtcaAGAAATACACTtacataaaataataataataaaaaaatcaaacataaaAATTGCCCTTTAAAAACTATCCACTAAACCGTAATACGTGTCttaactattttttattttttattttttaaaaaaacctCGATGAAACGAGAGTAATATATTGAATAGAAAAGTGGAAGGAGTACATCAAAACCGTAAGGGGAAGACAACAACCTAACCCCACGAAAATTGAAGAGACATGcctattcaaaaaaataaaaaactacaaCCTAGTTAAATCGAAAATTAAGAAGACCTAAATGTTCTCTAGCACAAAAAGAAGTTGCAAAGTGTAGCATCGAATTCAACCAAATCATATCAGAGACATGTCCCAAACACTTTCATTACCTCCCTATTTtgacaaaatgaaaaaaataaaacaaaaatcctttttctttccaCACGCACGTGGTGTGGTCATGAAGCTAGTAGGTGTTGAGCAAATTTAATTCTCACAGGCAGCTATGCGCGAATTAGAATACCAGGAATGCCTTGGATTACCACATGAATTCGAACAACCTGGAACGCACAGGGTGTTATCATGTGGAGGGACTAACCACGTGGTAATCCAAAGCATTCCCTGTATTCTAATTCGCACCAGCAGCTGGAAAGAATTCTAATTCGCAAGAACAGAGAATGTtttggtcttcttctttttttaatgaaagaaagaacaaagaagGTTGAACGAGAATGACAGAGATAAGCTTTGGGGTTCAATACTTCATAcatatctgtatatataggcGTCCATAACTATTGCTATGGGGTTCAATACTATGGCTagcttttacttttactttttactGCCTGTACTAGCCAAAGATGTGACTGCCCATGTGTTTTCAGTACATATATAGTAGCACCACTTACCGCGCACTTGATGGCTAGCTGCCTAGCTTTTTACTGCTTGTAATAATGTGATATCCAGAGATTGCAGCCACCCATGTGTTTTCAGTACTTCATATACAGCCAGATACATACCTCTCATGAACGCAATTATACAGGGTGGGGGTCTTGATGTGTCATCAAATAACCATGGCTAGCTTTTAGTTCTACTGTTTGTATTAGCCAATGGGTGTAGCGACTGTAGTTACCCATGTGTTTCAGTACTTCATATATAGATAGCTACTTACCTCTCATCAACGCAATTAGAGCAAATGCACCCATGAACCAAGGGCAATTGCTGATTTGCTGATGTGTTTAATTAACTAATCAATTAACAATTAGATTaatcatcattcacctagaattttttaaacacatcaagtaactgtaactgaccatgtcacggaccaagtaactgtaactggtcacgtaactgaccatgtcactgaccatgtcacggaccaagtaactgtaactggtcacgtaactgaccatgtcactgaccaagtaactgtaactgtaactgtaactggtcacgtaactgaccatgtcactgaccaagtaactgtaactgacCATGTGGTGCTTTTTGGTTAGCTTGATAGAACTTATGTAAGTTTAAACTTATGTACGTTACATGCATGTGGAAATTTCCCCACCATACTTCATCACTAGTTCAATATCTCGTCACTTCTTCAGATTATGACCCATCCAACTGAACACAAATTGACAAAGTGAAGCAGAGGTGAAAGGAAGCATTATCGTCCTTTCCCAACGCATGTGAAAATTTATGAACTTTTGAAGCTAGCTTGGTATGTTCCCTAAGGAAGACGAATCCACTCAGTGACATCCTTGaatagttattattttgttttaattaccATCACATCTGCGATTTGTTATTTGAGGAGGTTCTGGTGTGTAAAAGTCCGGTGTATTACTTCCTTGTTATTCAAGTCTTTCAAATAATAGTAAAATGAATGAAACAATGCTACGTTGTAtgatttaattatttgaaaTCTCTTCATTGTGTTGAGTTATGTTGTTTGATTTAATTTGCAATCTCTTATCGTGTTGTGAGATTATTGAATCTATATAATCTATTAAATGAAACAGTAGAATGTTACAGTCGAATGGAGTTCGTATGTAAGCCAGTATACTAAACAAGCTTCTCTATTTAGTATTTACATTATTTTTAAAATGACTATTCAaataacttttgttttttttatatgttggTTATAAATATAGTTAGTCTGAACAAAAATATATTACATATGTGGTATGGACTAACAATTTTATATTAGCTGTTCTGAGCTGTCTGCGGTTGGCTCGTCTTCTGCTGAGCTTGACTACAACTGTCTGTCACTGTAAGTAAATGGTTTATAGGTTCtggtttatatatatcattgagaTAATAAATAAGTGGAGAGGTCcatgtttctttcttcttcttttttttttttttggttacaaaaagTTTGAAGAAAGGAAGGTCCAAGAAATACCTACAACCTCGACCCTGAAGGACTGACGTGACTATGTGAGACACCAGGTTCAGTACCAATGATAGCCCTGAACAAGAAAATGCTAATTAATTAAACCAAAGTTTTGTTCTGTTTTACATATATAGTACAATCATTTTGAATAATTGCTTACCTTGGGCGACTTGCAGTAGCAATTCTTATTTCCTTGAGGGCATTTGATTCTCTTGGGAACACACCAGTCTTCTGTATATATGCACATCGATCAATGACAAGCTAGTCTACTGTAGTTGTTATTATGATAATTATTCTTAAATACACAAAGATCTTCCAAATCCAAGCACCTCATATAACTCCTCTCTGTAATACACATATATTTGGTTTATCGCCAATCACTTGCTTTCTGGTGCAATGCACAAGGATTCTGAATATATAATGATAACACACAAAGAAACATTGTAATGGTAGTCGGGGAAGTTGATATAAAACCAAGTAGCAAAGAAAGCCAATTCCATTATTATTGAGGCATCAATTAATGGCTGCCCTAAAATGGACATCTTATCTTCTATAATCCCAGATTCACAACTGTCCTACGACTCATCCACTCAACTTCTAGATACCAATTCATTAGACAAGAGAGCAGTAGTAGAACAGTTACTCATGCAAAGCCAAACGACACAACTCACAAAATATAACATTTAACACTATGGTAAAAGATAGAAATTCTAGAATACTTTTATTACAGAACTATTTAACAATCATCTTATGCAGTTATGCACATgtacaaaagaagaaaagaagcggGACTCGCACAGTGACATGTAGCAATCAAAGTACTTGACATTGGACAAAAATTCAAGTAAATGAAAGAATATGATActcgctttaaaaaaaaaatgcctatATTTTTATGTGCAAATAAATTGGTCTATTGTCGATTCTGCTTGAGGGCTGTAAACTTGACAGACAAGTCATCAGAGTCGGGAAGCTTCGGGTGGACATGAGAAGCCTTCCCCACTGAAGAAGAGGACTTCGGAGTTTCAGCGCTCTCCGATCTTACAATCTTTGGAGGAGGATTGGAAGTTTGGTCCCTTGTAAATGACTTTGGAGGAGAGAAATTTGAAGGGTCAGTTCTCTGTGATCTTACAACCATTGCAGGAAGATTGGACGACTGGTCTCTTGCAAATGACTTAAAACCTGAGTACTTTGAACTTTCGCTGCTTTCTGATATTTCAATCTTTGGAGGATTAGATGATTGTTCTCTTCCAAATGACTTTGAACCCGAGGACTTTGAAGTTTCAGTAGCTTCAGTTCTCTCTGATCTTACAGTCATTGGAGTATTGGATGATTCCTCCCTTGCAAATGAGTTTGAAGTCTCCACACGCGAGGACCTCTTAGATTCTGGTATTGGTTTAGGTGCTGCTTGTTCTACTGGTCTACGCCACTCCTGACTTGGCAAACGTTCTGAGCGCTTGGTCTGGGATGAGGCACTTGGTAGAGTTTCAGTGGCATAAGAACTTCTTGAGGAGGAATTTCCATTGACTGATGTCCCAGTCTTCTTGGATTCTGGAATTGAATAAGAACTTGTTTGTTCTATAGGTCTCTGCCAATCCTGACTTCTTGAGGGCTCTGGTAGAGTTTCAGCGTCATTGGAACTTCTTGAAGAGGATTTTCCATAGTCTGAAGTCCGTGGTGCATCAGGAACAACTGTTGTCCCTATGCTAGAACTTCTAACAGAATTTGTAGAAGAGGGTTGTGTCCTTCTAGAAAATTTTGAACTTGGACGAGCAATGGTGGTGGAAATCTTTCTAGGAACATCTTCCTCAGCCTCACTATCCTCTGAATTAAAGAAAAATGCAGACGTTGAGCTCGTCTTTCCTTGGGATACCGATTTATGATGGGACGGGTCTCGGCGACTATTGCTAAGAGTTTCATGTGAGAGTTCATCCTCTGAAG is a window from the Rosa chinensis cultivar Old Blush chromosome 2, RchiOBHm-V2, whole genome shotgun sequence genome containing:
- the LOC112190432 gene encoding probable caffeoyl-CoA O-methyltransferase At4g26220 isoform X1, which encodes MENTRNQVSTKNPTLLQSEELHEYILKTGVYPREPNPLKELRIATANHPMAFMGIAPDAGQLMTMLLKLVNPKNAIEIGVFTGYSLLLTALTIPDYGKITAIDKNRKAYEIGLPIIKKAGVEHKIDFTESPALPILDKLLENVDIQDIEFILFLSKFQALEIGSCASCCGLQPEKEGSFDFAFVDADKNNYWNYHKRLMKLVKIGGMVIYDNTLWGGSVALREEDVPEAKREWRQCAIEFNKLISADPRVEMSQVPLGDGITICRRVC
- the LOC112190432 gene encoding caffeoyl-CoA O-methyltransferase isoform X3; protein product: MTMLLKLVNPKNAIEIGVFTGYSLLLTALTIPDYGKITAIDKNRKAYEIGLPIIKKAGVEHKIDFTESPALPILDKLLENVDIQDIEFILFLSKFQALEIGSCASCCGLQPEKEGSFDFAFVDADKNNYWNYHKRLMKLVKIGGMVIYDNTLWGGSVALREEDVPEAKREWRQCAIEFNKLISADPRVEMSQVPLGDGITICRRVC
- the LOC112190432 gene encoding probable caffeoyl-CoA O-methyltransferase At4g26220 isoform X2, yielding MENTRNQVSTKNPTLLQSEELHEYILKTGVYPREPNPLKELRIATANHPMAFMGIAPDAGQLMTMLLKLVNPKNAIEIGVFTGYSLLLTALTIPDYGKITAIDKNRKAYEIGLPIIKKAGVEHKIDFTESPALPILDKLLENPEKEGSFDFAFVDADKNNYWNYHKRLMKLVKIGGMVIYDNTLWGGSVALREEDVPEAKREWRQCAIEFNKLISADPRVEMSQVPLGDGITICRRVC